From a single Vicugna pacos unplaced genomic scaffold, VicPac4 scaffold_5, whole genome shotgun sequence genomic region:
- the LOC140685353 gene encoding junction-mediating and -regulatory protein-like: MAQRQRSGTSGQVYLGHDLDTCGWKILSQEFFTETHDREYYEPLASCSRRARKRIQEGQVDQDRQKTQPEEAQKEKRRELGPLPPLLCRC, encoded by the exons ATGGCCCAGAGGCAGAGGAGCGGCACCAGCGGTCAG GTCTACTTGGGCCACGACCTGGACACCTGTGGCTGGAAGATCCTCTCCCAAGAATTCTTCACGGAAACCCACGACCGGGAGTATTATGAACCCTTAGCGAGCTGCAGCAGAAGGGCCAGGAAGCGCATCCAGGAG GGACAAGTGGACCAGGACCGGCAGAAGACCCAGCCTGAAGaggcccagaaagagaagaggagggaattgGGGCCGCTGCCTCCTTTGCTCTGTCGGTGTTGA